The Opisthocomus hoazin isolate bOpiHoa1 chromosome 22, bOpiHoa1.hap1, whole genome shotgun sequence genomic sequence gaaagctggtcACGAAGCATTTCTCCCACTGCATAAAATATCTTGTATCTTGCCTAGGTTATTTCAATTTGGAGACCTCTCCATATGAGAATCCATCAAATGAAGAACACTGGAAGACAGATTATAATAAACTGGCAGCTCTGTTATCAGGTAAGGATTGTAATGGTTACGTGATATAATGCTGCCCTTTCTTATCTTTTCAGGGGCTGAAAATCATTAAGAACAACAATTTTGGGTAATGGCCCCTTTAATCAGAGGAATGCCTGCTCTGGATACTTGCCTAAATTTGTGTGTCCTCCTCAAGTTTAAATATAGCCACAAATCCAGGCCCATGAAACAGGGAATAACCTACAATGATGCAGTCTCTGAAACAAGCACCTTAACATGAACCAACAACAGATATGATTCTGTAACTAGTATAATGTCATACTACAGGCACATAGCAGGACCaatttgctttgttctttttgATGTTCCCAGCCTGACCATCAAGTAAGGGCTACTCCTGTCACCACACAGAATCTCTTCTGGAGACTTGCTTCATTGTTTCTGGGTTTCTTTTGGCTTTATAGGCTCACAGTTAGCAGGAGATGCAACAAATCCTTGCCTGAAAGCAACTCATGTCTGTAATCTGAGCAAGAAGTGTGTTCGTCTGCGCACAGACTATGCCTCTATCTGCACTAAGGGAGCAGGAAGTGAGGACATGTGTGACCGTCGCAAATGCCACAAAGGGCTAAGGAATTTCTTTGAGAAGGTCCCTGAGGACTTCACCAAAAGGATCCTATTCTGTCCATGTCAAGATGAACTTTGTGGAGAACGACGCCGGAAAACTATTGTTCCTGACTGTTCCTTCCAGTATAACACCAAACCCAATTGCCTCTGGCTTCTGGACTCCTGCTTAGAAGACCACATCTGCAAGTAGGTCCGGCAGCAGCGGACGTTAGCCAAGAGAAGAGAACAGCATAGACACTGATAGTCTCATTTTCCTTCCTACAGATCCCGACTGGCTGACTTCCAGCAAAACTGTCAAGGTGCAGACATGTCTCCAGATGGTTGCTCTCAGCAAAACCATGCTGCATGCCTGCAGGCTTACATGGGGATGATTGGTAAGTGCTATCTACAGGAACATACAGGGTGGATGCTTTCAGGCCACAAACTTGCAGACACACTCTGATGCTGTGAAGGACCATCTTACTCTCGTGCAGGAGATAGTGCTCAGTATACCAATGGACATGCCTTAGCCTAATTGATGCTAGTGCTCCCTCTTGCTTCTGAGGTAAATGCAGCCCAAAGAGAGCTCTTCCATGGCATTTATCGCTCTACTTTGtcccatcctctgctgtcaaATCAGCAGCACTTGCCTGAGATTTCTGAACACCTGTTTGTATCGTCAGCTGGTGCAGTGCTCTAAATGCCTGACCATCAGGGCTCTCTGGGCCTGTATGAACTAATTCACTCCTGCTGCAGGAGTTACATCCCAGTCACAGCGGTGATTAAACATGACGTTCCCTTGCTGCCTGACTTCTAGATTCCTGGTGGTTTGCTAGTGTTGTTACACACTATCTTCTCAGAGCCAGCCAGGACACAGCATTACCAGCTGTTAGAAGGAATGTCGTCTTTGGTTTTAGGCATTCACTGCCAACCTGCTAATACTTTTTCAGAGAGGCGCAAAAGAGGGGCTATAAAGAGGAGCAATATCTTAGAAGCTGTAAGTCTAGCCTATACCTTCTGGTTTTACAGATGTCTGCTGGTTTTGTGCTCAATGAACTCTGGCTGAATGGCACACTACAGGTGTTCAGCATTTGTTTGGCAGAAGGCATTTGGACGCAGAGTGTTGTGAGCTACATAAGAAGAGCACCTTTTGCTGCCATATGCCAGTACCACAGTTGAGTCCCTGCAGATGCTTCACATCTTTCAATCTAATGCTTGCATCAGCTTCAGTTATCAGTATACCTCACCATCAGATTGCCTGAGTCAGGGGTAGCAATCTCCACACTTCCTCACAGCCCAGCAGACTTCATGTAGATTCACCAGGCCTGGGTCACCTTACAGGGATTCCTGACCTCTCCTGGGTAACACGCATGTCGTAATGGATGGCTTCTGCCTCCTGGGCAGCATTCCATTTAGTATAAAAGGACTCGTGATGCTTCTTTCATTTGGTGAAGTAAATCTTGATTCCAGTTTCTGGGGGTTTGGGACAGGCACACCCATGACACCCAACTACGTCAGTAATTCCAGCGTGGAGGTCTCCCTGTGGTGTACATGTGAGAGCAGCGGCAACCAGAAGGAGAAGTGTGACCAGATACTCAGCATGTTTGAGAGCAACAAATGCCTTGGTAAGCATCAATCATATCACAGAGTGAGAGAAACAGCTTAGCACAGGGAAATTCATAAACTGTTGATTTCAAGATCCTACGCTGCATTGCCCTTGCGTATAGTTCTGTCTCCTGCAGCATCTCCATGATCCCCTATCCAGCGTATGGGACCAGCCTGGATCTGCTCTCAAGAGTGTTTCTGTATCTTCTGACAACACTTCTATTCATCTCAAATGCCATGAAGCTAATTCCAAACAGCATTCAAATGAAGgggttgcaaaaaaaaaaaaaaaatcatgagggAACATCAGACGTGCTGTATCCATAAGTTGCTGAGTAACCACATCAGCGCACCAGGATTATGGGGGAGGACGGGAAACCAAACCCCTCCTTTCCTATGCTAGCCTTTGGCCCTTGCTTACTTGGTGAAGATAAGTAGCTCCTGACACAGCCTCTGTTACTAGATTCAGCAGCATAGCGGTTACAAAATGCTGTTACATGCAACTGTGTAATCCTAAGTCTGTATTTCTTTTATCTCCCTAGCATTTTAGCAACAGACCTTAATAAGATTTAAACAGTTTATGTTTGTAAAAGCTTCCAAAGGATATCGAAGAAACCAGCATTATTAGATAAATGATTAATATTTAAACCCACCTCCTGCTGTATAGAAAAGCCTTACACTAAGCACTACAGATAAACCTACAACCTACACATCCCATCTGAGATACTACATACCTGACCCTTACAAAATAGCAGGGAACGTCTCAGAGGAACCCAAAGGTCCCCAAGTACAGTCCAAATTGGCTTTGCAGTCTGCTCAACCTCACAAGTAAACCCACAAATTAACAGGCCATTCACTGAACAGAGAATAAGTATTTTCTAAATCAAAGCCATACAGCCTGTGAGTACATTTTCTCAAATAGCTTCCCTAGAGTTCTGTTCACTAGACTCCAAGGTGTGCACAAGAAAAGAACTGTAAGACTCTTGCTTTACTTCTGTTTGCAGAAAATACCATTTGGTCTCAAATGCACCTGAAGCAGACAGCTCTAGAAAGACAGGAAGACTTATTTTACTCATCTTCCCTAAGCTTCCAAGGAGACAGTGCCAGCACATCTCTTGCTTCAGAAATGTCCCAGGTATGCATTGCTTTGTTGCCTTCACAAAGCAGCAAGTCAAGTGGCCTAGAGAC encodes the following:
- the GFRA3 gene encoding GDNF family receptor alpha-3 translates to MGLALLVGLLLSRAGDLLALPRSDCIEAEQLCLSDSACNATYRTLEHCALAKARLLPLDRDSRVRCLQAELDLGNSSLLHCKCHRRMKRQEHCLRIFWTVHSSMTDGYFNLETSPYENPSNEEHWKTDYNKLAALLSGSQLAGDATNPCLKATHVCNLSKKCVRLRTDYASICTKGAGSEDMCDRRKCHKGLRNFFEKVPEDFTKRILFCPCQDELCGERRRKTIVPDCSFQYNTKPNCLWLLDSCLEDHICKSRLADFQQNCQGADMSPDGCSQQNHAACLQAYMGMIGTPMTPNYVSNSSVEVSLWCTCESSGNQKEKCDQILSMFESNKCLENTIWSQMHLKQTALERQEDLFYSSSLSFQGDSASTSLASEMSQVAEGKKQRDISEHSSMPMASSVYSGAVISWPSLALFLPLLLSPC